The genomic region AATTactaatttattttatgttaaatttgttgtttttcagaAACTCGCCAGACTTAAATTTTACCAGGAGATTTCAGTGGACTAGTGGAATTTTCATGGCCTGatatttaatgattattttattttcaatttgttgtttttcaGAAACTAGACCATACAAAGTGCTTTCATCAAAGGGACACAACCACCCATGGTCCAGAAAATGCAATCAAGCAAGAATTCTACCCCTTTCCTAAACTCTGTCGGCACTATAAATTACACAGGCAAAATTTAAAACAGTCTGAAAATGCTGTAATTTCCAACAATGCTGCTGATTTTTGGTCTAGTCAGAAAAATGTTGTTAACTCTGAACAAAAGCACCTTCCAGTAAAAGGGAAGATGGATTCTAATGAATTTCCTGAAGAAAATTGTTTAATTCTCAGAGACAGGAATTCAAATCTATATTCACTTCAGACCAAAAATCACCTCCTTACAGCTTCACGTACATATAACACCTATGAAGCTATATCTGTGAGATTGAAAAATGATAATCCGGAAATAAAAGATAGGAAAGTTAGTCATGAGGACAGCAGGAACCCAGTGCTATCAGGAAAGCAATTACCTAATCATTTTAAGAGACATCGGGCTGAATCCCTTGATCTTGGAATCGCACACTCATCAACCAGTGTGGTCACCTGtaatgattataaaaaaagaaGCCATGCAATAGAGAAAACACATCGATTGCCAGCCACAGTTGCACAATCACCTGTCAGCACTGATCACTCGTCTGTTGACAACTTTCATCAAAGGGACACAAACACTCaagtttcaataaatataaacactCAGGA from Dreissena polymorpha isolate Duluth1 chromosome 5, UMN_Dpol_1.0, whole genome shotgun sequence harbors:
- the LOC127881178 gene encoding uncharacterized protein LOC127881178 isoform X2; translation: MLDETMEKTKKLSLKRKTISKQNIVNHSAPILLDNETDEVISTKTATVLNSEAVEGNTSLGKLKNLLLRISSKNAVPGSFIPFPEYNPKLDHTKCFHQRDTTTHGPENAIKQEFYPFPKLCRHYKLHRQNLKQSENAVISNNAADFWSSQKNVVNSEQKHLPVKGKMDSNEFPEENCLILRDRNSNLYSLQTKNHLLTASRTYNTYEAISVRLKNDNPEIKDRKVSHEDSRNPVLSGKQLPNHFKRHRAESLDLGIAHSSTSVVTCNDYKKRSHAIEKTHRLPATVAQSPVSTDHSSVDNFHQRDTNTQVSININTQEFFPLPKLDDQEAQSTSSKANKERAIVARDETAASSAKQTTLTSCPLCQHEFDPRFGQVEQDSHIAQCLSMSDDVVW
- the LOC127881178 gene encoding uncharacterized protein LOC127881178 isoform X3, with translation MKPWKKQRTEAVEGNTSLGKLKNLLLRISSKNAVPGSFIPFPEYNPKLDHTKCFHQRDTTTHGPENAIKQEFYPFPKLCRHYKLHRQNLKQSENAVISNNAADFWSSQKNVVNSEQKHLPVKGKMDSNEFPEENCLILRDRNSNLYSLQTKNHLLTASRTYNTYEAISVRLKNDNPEIKDRKVSHEDSRNPVLSGKQLPNHFKRHRAESLDLGIAHSSTSVVTCNDYKKRSHAIEKTHRLPATVAQSPVSTDHSSVDNFHQRDTNTQVSININTQEFFPLPKLDDQEAQSTSSKANKERAIVARDETAASSAKQTTLTSCPLCQHEFDPRFGQVEQDSHIAQCLSMSDDVVW
- the LOC127881178 gene encoding uncharacterized protein LOC127881178 isoform X1, giving the protein MLDETMEKTKKLSLKRKTISKQNIVNHSAPILLDNETDEVISTKTATVLNSAEAVEGNTSLGKLKNLLLRISSKNAVPGSFIPFPEYNPKLDHTKCFHQRDTTTHGPENAIKQEFYPFPKLCRHYKLHRQNLKQSENAVISNNAADFWSSQKNVVNSEQKHLPVKGKMDSNEFPEENCLILRDRNSNLYSLQTKNHLLTASRTYNTYEAISVRLKNDNPEIKDRKVSHEDSRNPVLSGKQLPNHFKRHRAESLDLGIAHSSTSVVTCNDYKKRSHAIEKTHRLPATVAQSPVSTDHSSVDNFHQRDTNTQVSININTQEFFPLPKLDDQEAQSTSSKANKERAIVARDETAASSAKQTTLTSCPLCQHEFDPRFGQVEQDSHIAQCLSMSDDVVW